The Haliotis asinina isolate JCU_RB_2024 chromosome 3, JCU_Hal_asi_v2, whole genome shotgun sequence genome segment TTCCCACATAAACGTGTCTTCCTTCATCAGATCAGTGCCACCCAGCCAATAGCCCGGAGAGCCTGGAAATGACATTACTCTATCACATACTGGTGGTCAAACAAACTATAATAGCACTGCAGTTGTAAGATGTTGTTTGGTGAGCGGACGAGATCAGATTCTTCAGAATGCTTTGTTAGCAAGTCAGTCGTGAATGATACTGTAATTTTTGTTTTTACTTGATGATTTTGGCGACATTTATATGAAAGATATATGAAAGAACCAATCAGATATAAGAATTTGCTTACACATAAAGTGGCAGTTGCAAGAAAAATCAAGATTGTGGATTAGAACGTGGGGTGGAACGTAGGGGGCACACTGACTCAGTCTTCTCAAGAGTGGATATTTTCTTCTGACTCAGCTGGCAGAATGTCTTGATGTATTACGCACATTTACAAATGTTAGAGGATACTCGAAAATATCTTCTACGATACGCTGGTTTGTATTAATAGTTGTATGCAAGTAATGAAGGAACTGGGAACACATTACAAAGCGTAGTGAAACAGAATAGTAAATGTTCTGACCACCAATGGTGTTTATACATTATGGGGACGATTTGCAGTATTCTGTGCAAGTCAGGTTGGAAATACATTCAGAGCTCACCATTTTCCGTTTTATTTACTTTGCTTCTTATGAAGTCGTCCTCATCTTTGCTAGTTATCCTGGCCAGGTGGCTCCCAAAGAACTGGCAGTAGGACTGAAAAGAGAACATTGAACGCTTAACTGTTTGGATGttgcgccacactcagcaataatccatctATATGACAAAGGTCTATAAATAGATGagtttggaccacacaatccagtgatcaacatcatgaacaatcTACACAGTTGGCATGCGTTCATACATGGGTGCACCAAGCCTGTCGCTCTTTACCACCCTCTCTCCTAGAAGTATGGGTTGCTGGGGGTAACCGGAGCCCTTTTTTTCGTTCCATTGGTTAAAGTACATGGTAACTTTGgatatttctttgtttttattcttttgtcatatataaatacaaattTCTCTCATTGCGTACAATGTCTCTCAACATACTCTACTTGATTGTTTCAAAACACATAAGTTATGGTTATAGATAGCAAAACTACGGTAGTATCAGCAAACTGCAGAGGGTTAGCTGAGAAGAATaatccagatatatggcggaggtctgtaaatagatgAGTTTgggccacacaatccagtgatcaacatcatgaacaatcTACACACTTGGCATGCGTTCATACATGGGTGCACCAAGTCTGCCGCTCTTTACCACCTTCTCTCTTGcaggtatgggttgctgaagattgtAATTGTAATCAGGTAGTGACATCAAAGAGGGCAGGCTGCACAGCACACAGGATGTGGGGGcgattgggtagcctagtggttaacccgttcgctcgtcacgccgatggcCCGAGTTCAGTTCCTCACATTTCGCCTGAATATTTGTTTGCTAAGACGGcataaaatccaactcactcattcacacacaggATGTGTGATGTACTGATCGGTGGTTATTATCGGATCTTACCCGCTGTTTGAGATGAGAAGAATAAGTGTGAGAGATATTTCAACATGCTTGGTGATATGGACATGGTCAGAAAATATACCCTGTTTAATGATTTCAACATGCTTAGAAAATCCAATATACCATGTGGTTTCAACAATCTTAGTGATTCTGAAATAATGAAAGAATTCAAAATGCTCGGATGTATCAACACGCTTGGGGATAGCATGCTTAATGATTACAACATGTTTAATGATCTCAGCATGCTCAGAAAATCCAACGATTTCAGCACATTTAGAGATTCAACCACGTGTAAGAATTTCAACATGCTTAAAGATTTTAACAATCTTAGTGATTCCAAAACGCCTCGTAATTTCAAAATGCTCAAGGATATCGACATGCATAGTGATTCcgaaatgtttatttgtttcaacCTGCTTAGTGATTCCAAAGTGAACGAAGCAGTTTTGGCGATTGGAAAATAGTTGGTGATACCGCATTGCACAACTGGTTCAGCGTACACAAGTAAAGTCCAAAGTGTTGAAGATTCTAGCCCAATAAAGCCGAATACTTTAACGTTTCTGTCTAAATACAAGAGTTACATACTTACTCTTGCCTCTGCAAATGATCCTTTTATACGGGAGAACCAATAGCAAGAGGATCCGTGCTCCAGAAACCCCTCAGGACATCGACGCGTATCTGTAAAACAAATCAGCAGACTAAATATTCATCTGTTGGTTATGGAACGTTTGTACAGTTCACATTCGGAACTCCAATACTAAAGAGGGCAAGTTTAAGCATACATGAATATGCTTAGTGAATATggctttacaccgcttttagcaatattgcagtaaCATCAaggaaggggacaccagatattggcatcacacattgtgtctctgtggggaatcgaacccgtgtgacgagcgaaagcaGACCCTTattgaaacatgaaacagataTGTTAATATGGCACCATCGTTTCAAAATAGTAGTACGTCCAGTCAAATGTCAAACTATGACCTATTGATTTTAAGAAAATATGACCTAAAATAGAAATGAATTTGATTTTGACAAAGGTATTCAAGCAATGATACGACCAAGGACACGAGAAAAAGAATTTTATGGAATCAAAAGAAGTAAGATTTACAACTTCCTTAATTTCCCTCCTTTTGTATCAGAGAAAATGTTTGCGAAGAAAAACAGTTTATGATGTTCAGTAGATGTAAAAGTCAAGTGAAGAAAACAAATCAAGAAATACAGACGTTATGCGCTTTGATGGCTATGTTGAAATAGAATCATTTCAACAGTTGCACATTTGGTTCCGAAATATGGCGCTTCCACGGTCCAGTTTTATTCGACAAATCCTGGACAAGCGGTTCACATAAGTTGACATGATTCTCACTATGGTGATGTATAATAGAAGTATTATGATGGAACTATTTACTTTCAGCAGCGGTTACTGATGCAAGCGCGCACAGTAAGACAAATACCAGTCCGAGACTCATCATGCAGGGAGACAATGCTGCTTGTGACCACTGGGGTGTCAATGCTGTAATGCTGCGTCTTTGGATTTGGATACAATATACAGCTTTTTGTATCccaacaaggtcgctgattgcccACGATCAaccaatgaaatatttattaaatttcCTGAAGGGAAATGCTGCTGTGTCAGGAGCTactttctgattggttaaggGATTGTTCGGACTGAGTACCACTTCCTCAAGTCTATTTTCAGTGGGGCTGTGGCACTGTGTTAGTTCTCTGTCCAACGTGTGACTAATCGTTAGACCcataacatattttaaaatttaagAAAGCTTATGTCAGATCGTCTTGAATAGCTTCATTCGAGTTTGGTGGTTCCACCCATTCTGTGGTGTCGAGTATCCCTTTAAATAATTAAAAGCATAATAAATAACTGTATCTCGTCACACCCATGACGCACGTGGCATACACATGTCATTGAAATAGCTAGTGTAGTGGTATTTGACTTTCCGTGTAGGCAACACAGAAGGAACAATGCTTCCGTTTAATCATGTTCGAGACTTTTCAAATCACGACAACTCGTCTTTAAACTCTGATGTATGTTCATCTCAAGTGTACTATTAAACAAAGTAGGGGATATCCTATAAAGTGTCACCTCTATTGATATTTTGTGTGTCTAGTTAGATAAATATATAGTTTAACAGTGTAACAGACTTTCTAAGATTAGTAGTTGAACAAGTGACCATAGATTTTGTCAGCTGATAAGCTGAAGGCCCCATCTTTCAAATCTTAAGCATGTCATTAACTCCTCAATTTCGActgaatctctctctctctctatctccctctctttctctctctctctctctctgtgtgtgtgtttgtctgtctgtctgtctctctctgtctctgaatgttagaatgtttgttttgggttcTCTTTTCAGAAAAAATGACCCCCCGAACTTTTGTTCTACTTTGTAGGTagagtttatgtatgtatgtatgtatgtatgtatgtatgtatgtatgtatgtatgtatgtatgtatgtatgtatgtatgtatgtatgtatgtatgtatgtatgtatgtatgtatgtatgtatgtatgtatgtatgtatgtatgtatgtatgcatgcatgtatgcatgtacgtgtgtgtttgtgtatgtatgtatctctgcatgtacatccgggtacatcacctgtgtcatggaacacacaatgtacatttgaacttaacacccatcaggctatacaccataaacaaaacgcACTGCTTTCTGTCTgcctctgtcacattatgcaattacacagacaggcaggtatgaTACCTGTACACATGATatgttatgatgtttgttgtttacaaacaaactgcatccatttttctcggatgactggatctagTGGAAAacggtgcaaactcagattgtccgtttcaagtcctgcttttgACCTGgtcgaacgacagtttccagccacgcactAGTTCACCATCTTGGTATTTGTTAACTGTTTTGAACGCAAATGAAGAGATCATGTATTTACAAATCCTAAAAtaactcttgcttgacaacggtacaagattccatatcgaaacgacgcatcatataCAGTAAAAGAATTTGTCACCCAAAAAGAATCATAGTATCTTAtaactcaccatacttctaaagtgtcaatcaaacagatcgtctctatgtacacacgcaatgaaccgtcagtgtatcggcaaatgaaccagacaatgaaaagacttcgatacactagagtACACATCCAcccgctctgactgggttcgatcTCACAGAtgtttcgtttcgagggaagtaaatccaattacaaaatattgcacatttgattcgcgattgtacacttataataattttgttatttgcttTTTGTTCTTAATCGGCAatgtcatgaacaagtgataattgtgttttaattatgtgcgagtgtttggttgcatgtgacctttaaaagacATAGAAGTACTagataattttgataaatggtttgtaaaaagattttatcattggtagtttagatGAATAACTGAAATGGTTAGTGGCTGTAGCATCAAAActtgttgaagtattgtaaaattattgtcctcctgagagagtacgtaagtccaaaagcattcaagGTAAATTTAAACCTGCTACTAGTTTTATTCGTGGTatatatgttctttaaatttgtggctagattatctaatagctgaagggatggtttaaatccagctagggtccatgcatgaAGCAAAAGTACTCTAATCCCCCATGGTCCCAAgcgtggtgatctaccttcatctGCTGGCAATATATAGCTTGCCTTAATATTCAACTGTTACACATAGTTAAATGTTTTAGAGTTTTAAATTAAATTAGTTACTTTACCGTCCTTTGCTCCAGGAGTATCATAATTTACCTTAATGTATAATAAACATATAACCTGGCATCAGTCACTATAAGGCTGAGATATTGCAGGAGTGACTTCAAAttttaacacacacacgcacgcaagcacgcactgTACTTAAATGGCAAACATGAATCCCGAAtctggaaaaaaatattcagattcgggatttgaatgAGGTTCAAACATAGAAAACTGTACATtggttgtttatgttttcaAGATAGCCAGGCTCAAAGGAGCACCTAGTACATTGGAAGGGGTGAAATTATGTATATTGGCACTGTTGGTCATAACTCCGGATCtgcacaaaatattcagattcgggatttgaacccTGAATCCGAAACAAATATTCAGACCTGGGATTCAAATGCcaaaacccgaatatgaagaaaagtctaaCTTCAGgttgaaatatggaaaatgtaggtttgggtgtttatgtttttacgatacccaggtttactagcggtccctagtgagtgagtgagtgagtgagttaatatttaacgtcacatcggcaatatgtcagccatatcgtgacgataaaacatttaacactgaaatggatgatatgtatttcataaataaatctgtcggcagaggacagtaaaacaaatagaatatcacagttacaatttaaaaccagtgtggaaagttaaaactaatatccctatttgG includes the following:
- the LOC137278991 gene encoding perlucin-like codes for the protein MMSLGLVFVLLCALASVTAAENTRRCPEGFLEHGSSCYWFSRIKGSFAEARSYCQFFGSHLARITSKDEDDFIRSKVNKTENGSPGYWLGGTDLMKEDTFMWEGGSPLSYDKWSPGQPDNNKNNPQTTENCLMLYKEYHYMWNDYPCVRKVNFICERRASTCCCKI